In Paenibacillus stellifer, the DNA window CCTTTAGGGTGACGATCAGGTTGTCGGCGTAATGCCAGAGTTCTTCCACATCTTCCTCTTGCAGTCCAAGAGCGGACGCAAGTCCGGCTATAGGCTCAGCCGGAGTCAGCTCATAAGCAGGGAAGCTGAGTGTAATTCCCTCCCCGCTCCGCTCGGCTGTCAGCAGCCCGCTCAGGGTATGGAATTCCGCTCTCTTATCGGCAGACAGAACACCTGTCTCCCACAGCGTATGCGCACTCGCCAGCGTAGCATGGCCGCAGAGCTTCACCTCGGCGGCCGGCGTGAACCAGCGCAGCCGGTAGCCGCCGTTCTCCGGCCAGAGAAAGGCCGTCTCCGAAAGATTCATTTCTGCGGCCACCCGGGACATGTAATCCTCAGGCACCGGTGCCTGAAGCAGGCACACCGCCGCCGGATTTCCTCCAAAGGCCTTCTCGGTGAAGGCGTCCACAATATAAATGGGCAGTGTCATGATGTCTCCGTCTCCTTATCCGCATGGTTCAGACGCAGCCATTGCTCGCGTCCCTCAGCTACTTCTTCGAGCGGGAGGTTGCCGCGAAGAAGCTCGTCCTGATCTTTGGCCAGCAGCCGATTGTACAGCTCCTCGCCTTCCTTGCCGATATCCTCCCCATGCTCTCTGAGCCGGTACAGCGAATCCTCCGCCTTGCCGTAGCGGCCAACGGCTTCCATATAAGCCATCAGCAGCCGCTCACTCTTGGCTGGAAGTCGATAAGCTTCCACGGCATTCAGGCATTCATCGATTTCCTCCGGCAAATTCAGAAGATCCCGGTCGGCGCCGTGAAGAGCCGCGTACAGATAGAGATGCAGGCTCTTCATTAGCCGGGGAACAGCCTCCTCCACATTTTCGCCCGCCAAATAAATCCCGCCCTCTTCGTACATCAGCCTGGCCATTCCCTGCAGCTTATCGCTCTCTACGCCTCCACCAAGGCGGAACATCTCTATGATATCCTCCACGGACAGCGAATTCATGAGCCTGGAGTTGAGCCGGAAATGCTTATTCATCAGCTCATCGACTTCCCATAACGCTTCCGTGGTCTTGCGCTCCTGCTTCAATGCGAATACTTTCGCAATCATTCCGGTCATGTCTTCGATCATCCGGACGATGTAATCTCTACGGAACAAGATCTTTCGCCTCCCCACAGCTTGGCTTCACGCCTATCTTAAACCATTCCCTGCGCCAATTCCACCACCCGGCCGGTTGAGCCGCCAGCACCGGAGCCGCCATTACAAAACCGGGATGCGCCAATGTTCCGGTACGACGAT includes these proteins:
- a CDS encoding DUF6483 family protein, which produces MFRRDYIVRMIEDMTGMIAKVFALKQERKTTEALWEVDELMNKHFRLNSRLMNSLSVEDIIEMFRLGGGVESDKLQGMARLMYEEGGIYLAGENVEEAVPRLMKSLHLYLYAALHGADRDLLNLPEEIDECLNAVEAYRLPAKSERLLMAYMEAVGRYGKAEDSLYRLREHGEDIGKEGEELYNRLLAKDQDELLRGNLPLEEVAEGREQWLRLNHADKETETS
- a CDS encoding PhzF family phenazine biosynthesis protein is translated as MTLPIYIVDAFTEKAFGGNPAAVCLLQAPVPEDYMSRVAAEMNLSETAFLWPENGGYRLRWFTPAAEVKLCGHATLASAHTLWETGVLSADKRAEFHTLSGLLTAERSGEGITLSFPAYELTPAEPIAGLASALGLQEEDVEELWHYADNLIVTLKDESQVRSMSPVFTALTALPPRAVAVTARSREDGIDFVSRFFAPSIGVNEDPVTGSAHTALASLWSERLERRELTAYQASGRGGLLRLRVSDGRIYLTGRAVTVVSGQLHAAP